The Spirochaetaceae bacterium sequence AGCAGTATTAATTTAATGTGCCAAACCATTAAGGGGCAAGAACTAACCAAATACAATGCCGCCAGTTTTGAAGAATTTGCCATTTTAGTGGGGGCCGATTATACCGCTACTTTAAAAGAGGCCATTTGCAGTTTAAACCCGGCTAACTTGGTGGTACTTATTGGTGATAGGTTTGATTTACAACGCTTTATCATCGAAAAAAAAGTAAGGCTGCTCATTATTACCGGCGGTTTTTTGTTAAGCCCCGAGCTGTGCCGGCTGGCCCAGCAAAACGAGGTGTCGGTGCTGGTAAGCCCTTACGACAGCACTACCACCAGTATGATGTTAATGTACAGTGCGCCGGTGCTTGATGCGGCCGATGTGATAGAAAGTGTGGGTGTAGATTTGCCTTTAAAAAAGGCTAAAACTAAAATACTAGCGGCTAAACCGCGCGCCCTGCCAGTGGTTGATGACGATAGCCAAACCCTGTGCGGCATTATTAGCGAAAGTGATTTAATGAAAGAGCCCAAAGTTAATGTTATTTTGGTAGACCATAACGAGCTGGCCCAGAGTATTGAGGGCATAGAAAATTACAAAATTCTCGAGGTGATAGACCATCACAAACTTGGCCTCTTTAAAACCGATGAGCCTATCACCTTTGTAACACGGGTGGTGGGTAGTACCAGCAGTTTAATTGCCGAACAATTTAGGGCGCAAAAAGCGCCTATCCCTAAAGAGTTAGCCGGCCTGTTGTTAGGCGGTATTATTAGCGATACTATCGGCCTAAAAAGTGTAACGACCACCGATTTTGACCACAAAATAGCCCACGAGCTGGCTACCATTGCTCATATTAACTTTGAGCAGTTAGCGGCCGAGATAGCTAAAGCCAGCGATAACATAAGCGGTAAAAACCCGCACGATTTAATTGTGATGGACCAAAAAATTTACGAACGCGGCGGCAAAAAATATTTAATTAGCCAAATAGAAACCACCAATGTGGGCGGCTTTACCAAAGAACGGGCCACTTTTTTAACGGAACTTAGGCGGCAATTAACCGAGCAAAATGCTTACTTTGCCTGCCTAATGCTTACCGATTTAAGCAAACTTTCCAGCTACTTATTTATAGAGGGCGACAGCGATTTTATTGCCAAACTGCCTTACCCTAAGCACGAAGAAAATTTATATTTTATGAAAGGAGTGCTTAGCCGCAAAAAGCAGCTTATCCCCTTATTTAGCGAAATATTTAATGCAGTGGATAATTAATTAATAATTGTAAAAATTCTTAATTTTTAATTTTGAAAAAAGCCATTTCTTGTTTAAGTTTAGCGGCTTGGGTGTTTAACTGTTCGGCGCTGCCGGCCAGTTCTTCACTGCTGGCGGCATTACTTTGAGTTATGCTATCCAGCTGGGCCATAGCTTTTTCTATTTGTTTAATGCCGGCGCTTTGCTGATGGCCAGACTCGGCTATTTCTTGGATAAGCTGAGTGGTGGCTTGTATTTGCGGTACAATATTATTAATTAATTGGCCGGCCGTTTCGGCAATGTTTAAGCTGTCTTGAGAGAGCACACTAATTTGGGCGGCGCTAACGGCGCTGCGTTCGGCCAATTTGCGTACCTCGCCGGCCACCACAGCAAAACCGCGCCCGGCATCACCGGCCCGGGCGGCCTCGATGGCGGCATTAAGGGCCAGCAAATTGGTTTGGCCGGCAATATCCTCGATAATGCTAATTTTTTCGGCAATACTTTGCATAGCGGTAACAGTTTTACTAACGGCTAGGCCGCCTTCTTGGGCATTTTTAGCGGCTTCTTCGGCAAATTTTTCGGTGCGGTCGGCGCTTTCGGCGGCTTTAACT is a genomic window containing:
- a CDS encoding methyl-accepting chemotaxis protein, whose product is MIVKAAESADRTEKFAEEAAKNAQEGGLAVSKTVTAMQSIAEKISIIEDIAGQTNLLALNAAIEAARAGDAGRGFAVVAGEVRKLAERSAVSAAQISVLSQDSLNIAETAGQLINNIVPQIQATTQLIQEIAESGHQQSAGIKQIEKAMAQLDSITQSNAASSEELAGSAEQLNTQAAKLKQEMAFFKIKN
- a CDS encoding putative manganese-dependent inorganic diphosphatase, with product MGIYKEKRTYVIGHVNPDADSIVSAYAYAYLKQALGNPNCKAVRAGSANAQTEFIFEKFGVPLPRLLPDLIPKVKHYAEAADTTIGSNASLWEALQLMTANSLDLLPVINAKGHYQALLYYESFAHYILNKANPQRQATVHSSINLMCQTIKGQELTKYNAASFEEFAILVGADYTATLKEAICSLNPANLVVLIGDRFDLQRFIIEKKVRLLIITGGFLLSPELCRLAQQNEVSVLVSPYDSTTTSMMLMYSAPVLDAADVIESVGVDLPLKKAKTKILAAKPRALPVVDDDSQTLCGIISESDLMKEPKVNVILVDHNELAQSIEGIENYKILEVIDHHKLGLFKTDEPITFVTRVVGSTSSLIAEQFRAQKAPIPKELAGLLLGGIISDTIGLKSVTTTDFDHKIAHELATIAHINFEQLAAEIAKASDNISGKNPHDLIVMDQKIYERGGKKYLISQIETTNVGGFTKERATFLTELRRQLTEQNAYFACLMLTDLSKLSSYLFIEGDSDFIAKLPYPKHEENLYFMKGVLSRKKQLIPLFSEIFNAVDN